The genomic stretch CTTCCGAAGAATGAACTCCTTTTCAAACAGGGCCCGGGCCTGGCGGAGATCATCACAGGCAAACCAGGGCTCTGATGACTGCTGGGTCGGTTGCAGGATATAATCGGGAAGGGCAGAGAGATCTATTTCTGGACCCGAAGACATGATCACCAACCGCTCCACCAGATTGCGAAGCTCCCGAACATTGCCTGGCCAATGATAACGTTTAAGGGCCTCAATGACCGCCGGCGAAACCTTTTTGTGTCCTAAACCGGTACTCTGGGCAATCTCTTTGAGAAAATCCTCTATGAGGAGAGGGATGTCTTCCACCCGCTCCCTTAAGGGGGGCACCTCAATAGGAACCACATTGAGACGGTAGTAAAGATCCTCTCGGAAGTTGCCCCGCTCTATCTCCTTGCGCAAATCCTTATTGGTGGCCGCAATGATCCGGACATCTACCTTGATGGTCCGGGTACCACCGACCCTCTCAAAGCGCTGCTCCTGAAGGATACGCAGAATCTTGGCCTGGGTCTTAAGACTCATATCGCCTATTTCATCAAGGAAGAGGGTGCCACCGTTGGCCAGATCAAACTTTCCCTTTTTAGAAGTCACGGCCCCGGTAAAGGCCCCCTTCTCATAGCCAAAAAGCTCGGCCTCAATAAGCTCCTCCGGGATGGCAGCGCAGTTTATCTCCACCAGGGGGCGATGGCGTCGTCGGCTGGCCGCGTGAATCATCTGGGCCACAACCTCCTTCCCTGAGCCGGACTCTCCCAAGATAAGAACCGTAGAATCTGTGGCCGCCACCCGGGCAATCTGCTCCCTTAAACGAACCACAGCGGCACTGGCTCCGGTAATCTGTCGGGGCCGGACCTTGCCCTTTAGAAGGACGTTTTCCGTCTCCAGGGCCCGAAACTTCAGGGCATTTTGCACCGAAAGGATGACTCGATCATAGGAAAGGGGCTTTTCGATAAAGTCATGGGCCCCCAGCTTGGTCGCCCGAACGGCAGTCTCCACCGTGCCGTGGCCAGAGATGATGATCACCGGCAGATCAGGATAAAGGCCCTTTAGCTCCTTGAGGACATCAAGGCCATCTAAGTCCGGAAGCCAAACATCAAGGAGAACAAGATCCGGCGTCACCTCCGGGATCCGATCTAAGGCCTGCCGACCAGAGGTGGCCCCGAAAACCTCAAAGCCCTCGTCTTCAAGGATTCCGGAGAGGGCTTCGATAATGCTCTCCTCATCATCTACTATCAGGATCTTCTCCGCCATAACCCCTTGGCCAGGCCTTCCCTGTAGCTAAAGTTGGTTTCATAGATTAGGTAAAACTACCAAACCCCTTCTCCCTTGACCAGGCAGACTACTCCCCTCTCAAGGGAAGCTCTATAACAAAACGGGCCCCGCGGGGAAGGTTATCCTCCACCCAGACCTTTCCATTGTGTTCCGTAACAATAGAGTTGACAATGGCCAACCCTAAGCCGGTGCCTCCCTTCTTACGAGAAAAATAGGGTTCAAAGAGCCGGGCCTTGTCTTCCGGAGAGACACCGGGGCCAGTATCGGCCACCACCAAACGAACCCAATCTGACTCGGTGACAATCTCCACCTGAATCTCGCCTCCTTGAGGCATGGAGGCCACAGCATTATCAAGAAGGTTTATCAGGGCCCGTTTGATCTGATCTCGATCAAAGAGAAAGACCGGGGGGCGGGAAGGGGCCTTCAGATTAAAGGAAAATTCTCGATGGGCCTCGCTATACAGGGAGAGAACCTCCTCAACCACCTGAACCAGATCATGCAGAGCCGGTCGGGAGGCTGGCATTCGAGCAAATGAAGAGAACTCATTTACCAGACGACGCAATTCTTCAACCTGTTTTTCAATGGTCTTGGTACACCGATCAAGGACTTCCCCCTCCTCGGGACCAAGCTTTTGAAGATAGCGTCGCCTAAGCCGCTGGGCAGAAAGCTGAATAGGGGTAAGGGGGTTCTTAACCTCATGGGCTATCCGTCGGGCCACCTCCCGCCAGGCAGCTATCCGCTGGATCTTCTCTTTTTCAGTAAGATCATCAAAGACCAGGACCGCCCCGACCTCCTGACCGCTTTCATCCTTCAGGATGGTCAAGGTGGCCAGGATATATATCTCCCGCCCGCGAAGAAGGAGACGGAAAGTCTGCTGGGCCGAACCCCGGGGACTCTGACGGGCCTTCTCCAAAAAGGCCTCGGCCTGCTCTCTCAATTCATCAGGGAGGACATCCCGCCAGGGCCTGCCGACCAGCTCCCCCCCAGATACCTCCAGAAACTCCTCGGCAAAGCGATTGACCGTGGTCACCCGGCCTTGAGCATCTATCGAGATAACCCCGGCCGCCACGTTGCGAAGAATGGTTTCGATATAAGAATGACGCCGGGCCAGCTCCTGATGGCTCTTCTGAAGGGCTCGGGTGGCCTCTTCAGCCAGGAGTTTACTCTCTTTGAGGTCCCGGGTCATACTGTTGAAGGCAGCCACCAGCGAGGCCAACTCGTCCTGGGCCGAAACCTCTAGGGTAAAGTCCAGATCTCCTCCAGCCACCCGGTGGGTGGCTTCGGCCAAGGCCTGAACAGGTTCTGTAATTCCCCGGGCAAAGCGAAAACCGAACCATACGGCCACCAGAACAATCAGGAGGGTCACCAGGGCCAGGGTGATTATCAGACTGGCCTTAATAGGCTGTTTAAGAAATTTGAGCTGTCGGTAAGTCTCGTAGCCCCGGTTAATGTCCTCCATGAGCTGGCCCAGGTTGGGGTCAAGAAGGAGACCGGCCACCAGAACCGCCTCCGGACGCCCTTCCCGATAGACGGGCACGGCCACCCGGATAAGAAGCCCCTGGCGAATCCGGCTGGTCTCGGTCACGGTCTCCCCCTTTAAGGCCTTGGCCAAAAGAGAAGGGGGGAATGGCCCGGGAGGATCCATCTCCAGCTCTTGGACCCGACTGGTCGCCAAAGGCTGAAGAGAGGGGGTAAAAAGCTCTAAGGTGTCAAAGCGATACTCCAGACGTTTGTGTCTCACATACTCTTCAAGGAGACTGGCATCAGAAAAATCATATTGAGCCAGCCCGATGGCCAGACCTCGAGCATAGTCAGCCAGTCTTTCCTGGGTTTCCGCATAAAAGGCCTTACCCAGGGAAAGGGCCTCCTGAAGAGAACGATCCAGGCGGGAAGAAAACCAGTAGTCTAAGCTGGTGGAGACAAACTGAAGAGAGACAAAAAAGAGCAGGATAGTGGGGATAAGGGAGAGAAAGACAAAGGCCACCACCATTTTGGTTTTTAGCTTGGCTCCAAGAATGTTGCGCTTATTCTCAAAGATGAGCTTGACCACATTGCGGACCACAAGGAATATGACCAGAAGAAGCAGGAGAACATTGATGTTTATAAGGGCAAAGATGAAGACATTTCCCCCGAGGGGAAGCTCCACCTCCATAGAAAGCAGGCGGGATTCCACCAGGGTAAGGATTCCTACCAGAACCAGGGCCACCAGAATAATGATCTTCTCGCGCCTTCTTCTCTTCGCCTCAGCCTGCTCTCGAGAGATAATCTCGTCTTTAGTGGCGGCCATTCTTAAAGCCTAAACTTGATACTCACCCAATCGGTGGCCTGACTTTCCTTGCGAAAAAAAAGAACCCCTACCAGTCTGGAGGGAAGCGAAGGTGTGGCCATTTTCTCCAAGAAGCCCCTCACCCTTAAACGATAGCGCTTTCCGGAGCGAAGCTGCTGGACGGGAATAAGAGGCAGGTCGTTGATCTCCGTGGCCATCTTGATGGCCTCCTTAAGCTCCTGGGTCTGGTCAATGGGATGGGTGGTCCCCGGATAATGAATGAGATAGACGTTTTTCAGGTGATCAAAATAAATAATCCTGGTGACCTCCTGAATGAGAAGCTTACGATCAGGACGCAGACGGCGAAGCTCAAAAAGCTCCACCTGGAAGCGAAAACGCACCGGAATACCGTGTCTTAAGGCCTCTTCTACCTTTTGATAGGGAATATCATTAAGAGAAAAGTAGGCCAGGACATAGTTCCTAGAATTGGCTACCGTAAGATCGGAAATTATTAAGGCATTAACAGGTGTAGCCAGCAGGAAAAGCAGAAGTGAAAAAAAGAGCCACCTATAGCCTCTTTTTAGAGGAAAACCCGACTTCACGGTTACGCCCCCACGGCCAGATAACCTCCTGACCGCTAAAAAAAGCGGTTAATCAACCGGGCATTCTACTTGGGGGGCGAACCTTATTCAAGCCTGGGCTGCAGCCAGAGAGGAAACTCGAGAACAGGAGAAGGACTCTCCAAGCTCAGGAACAAGGCGCCAGGCCGACTCCTGAGCCCTTAAGGCCCTGATCGCCTTGAGATGAAGACCATGGCCCGTCTTCTCGGCCACCACCCGACCCATCAGAGGGAAACCAAGAAGGTAAAGGTCTCCCAGTAGATCCAGGGCCTTGTGGCGAACAAATTCGTCATCAAAGCGCAAGCCTCCCTGATTAAGGACACCCTCTCGGGTGAGGACTATGGCGTTGTCCAGAGACCCTCCCCGAGCATAGCCATTGCGGCGGAGATATTCGATCTCATGGAGGAAGCCAAAAGTCCGGGCCGGGGCGAGCTCTTCTATAAAGCGTTGCCGGGAAAGCCGGCGCACATAAGACTGCTGGCCAATGGCCTGGTGGGGAAAATCTATAAGAACCTCAAGCTCTAAATCTGAGGCCGGCAGAAAGGCCACCTTCTTACCATCTTCCTCCAAGCTAAAAGGACGGCTGACCTTGATGAAGCGACGCCGAAAGCGCTGTCGTCTTAGACCGGCCTGGCGGATCAGATGAACAAAGGCCTTGGCACTACCGTCCATGGCCGGAACCTCCGGCCCATCGATCTCCACGATAACATTATCCACCCCCATACCGGCCAGGGCGGCCATGAGATGCTCAATGGTGGCCACCGTAGCCTCTCCCACACCAATGACCGTGCTAAGCTCGGTGTGGACAACGTAATCCACTCTGGCCGGAATCACCCTGGGGGGATCAACATCTACCCGAACAAAGACCACGCCCTGATTCGGCTCTGCCGGACGCAACCTTAGACGGACAAGCTCTCCGGTATGAAGACCAACCCCCGCAGCCGAAACCTCTCTTTTTAGAGTGTGTTGAAAATGCCACATAAAGCGCCTCCGGCAAAATCTCTCCCTTAAAAAAGCAGATATTATGCCAAGACATCCAGGAGGCGTAAGTTGTTAATTTAACGACATTTATTAGGCAGGCCGGACCAGAGGTCGCAGAGAGGGTGTGTCTTTTTGCCACGGGCGTGGTAAAAAAGACACACCTAGCTGAGCCCCAGACGCTTCAGGGCCTTAGGGTCGCGTCGCCAATCACGAAGCACCTTGACCCAGAGATCGAGATAGACCTTCCGCCCTAGAAGAAATTCCAGCTCCTCCCGGGCCAGTTGGCCTATCTTTTTGAGCATCTGTCCTCCTTTGCCGATGATGATTCCCTTCTGGGAATCTCGCTCCACAAAGACCGTGGCCCTTATCCGAACGAGGTTTTTTTCGGGAACCTCCTCCCAGTCTTCGATGGTTACCGCGGTGGCGTAGGGGATTTCCTGACCGGTAAGCAGAAAAATCTTTTCCCTCACAATCTCTGCCGCCAGCTGGCGCTCTGTCTGATCGGTAAAGGTCTCGGCATCGTAGAATGGGGGCCCTTCTGGAAGTAGTTTAACAATCTCCTGAAGAAGCTCCGAAAGGCCATCTCCCTTAAGGGCAGAGATAGGCACGATGGCCGAGAAGGCATAGGCCTTGGAGAAGGCCTCTATCATCGGAAGGAGCTCGCTTTTTTTGATTTGGTCTATCTTGTTGAGGGCCAAAACGGCGGGCTTCTTGGTCCGGTAAAGTAACTTGATGATCTGGTCCTCCAGCCTGGGCTCCCGCTTGGCTACATCAACCACCATGAGGACAACATCGACCTCCTCAATGGCCCTTACCGCCGCCTCAACCATGGCCTGATTAGCCAAGATTTTGGATTCATGGATACCTGGAGTATCCACAAAGACAATCTGGAAGTCAGGACCACTTAAAACTCCCCGGATTTGATGTCGGGTGGTCTGGGGCTTGGGGGTACAGATGGCTACTTTTTGACCAAGATACTGGTTGAGTAATGTAGATTTGCCCACGTTAGGGGCTCCAATAATGGCCACGTATCCCGAACGGAAACCTTCAGGAAACTCCGAGATGGAAAAGGATTGAGGGGATTCGGTCATGGGAATTAAACTCCTTAAAAGCTTCTTTAGCAGGCGGCCAAAAATTAAGGCACCTTAAGATAGGATTCAAGGCGAGCCAGCTTTTTAGGGCCAATTCCCTTTATGTCTTTGAGGCGAGAGAGGGAATCTATTCGCCCCTCCTTTTGCCTCAAAGAGACGATGGCCCGAGCTAAAGAGGGGCCGATTCCCGGCACAAGAACCAGCTCCTCCTCCCGGGCCCGATTCAGGGAAAGAGGCTGAAAACATAAAAGGCGTTGGGCCTCGGTCTGGGGAACAAAGAGCGGAAGCTGGTGGTAGTAAAATGGCCGCCCCAGAGGTCTCAAGGCTCCTAGGCCGAGAACAAGCAAGCCCAGGATCAAGGCCAGATAAAAGCATTTCCTAGGCGGCCTCAAGGCGCTTTCTCCGGCTCTTAAGAAGCTTATAGATGATGGCATCCACCAGGGCCTGCCAAGAGGCTTCTATAATATCGTGGGAGACTCCCACGGTACCCCAGCGATCTTCGCCGTCTTTGGACTGGATAAGCACCCGTACCTTGGCGGCCGTCCCCGGCTCGCCAGCCAGGACCCGAACCTTGTAATCTTCAAGCTCCATATCCGCAAGCTCAGGATAAAAGGCCAAGAGAGCCTTGCGCACGGCGTTATCCAGGGCATTCACCGGACCATTACCCACGGCGGCGGTGTGCTCCTCTTCTCCGCGGACTTTAAGCCTAACCGTAGCCTCTACCAGACTCCTTTCATCCTCCAGACGCTTTACATCCAGGACTCGAAAGCTGATAAGATCAAAAAAGCCAAAAGTCTCTTTGCGCCCCTCGACGATCCGACGCATGAGGAGCTCAAAACTGGCCTCAGCCGCCTCATATTGGTAGCCTTCGTTCTCCCTCTCCTTGAGGCGAACAACTATCTCCTTGACCACCGGATCCTCAGCCGAAAGGGAGATACCAAACTGCCTGGCCTTATAGAGAACATTGCTCTTTCCGGCCAGATCGGAAATAAGAATCCGTTGGCTGTTGCCTACCAGTTCTGGACGTATGTGCTCGTAAGTCTCCGGATTGCGGGAGACAGCACTTACGTGGACTCCGCCTTTATGGGCAAAGGCACTCCGCCCTACGTAGGGCAGATACTTGTTATGGGGAAGATTGGCGATTTCAAAGACAAATCGGGAGACCTCGGTCAGCCGACGCAACCTCTCCGGCTCTCCGGCCTTACACTTAAATCCCATTTTAAGGACCAGCCCGGGAATAATGGAGCAAAGATTGGCGTTTCCACAACGCTCCCCAAAGCCGTTTATGGTCCCCTGGACATGGCGGGCCCCTACAGAGACAGCCATAAGAGAGTTGGCCACCGCCGTGTCAGAGTCGTTGTGGGCATGAATGCCCAGGGAGATATCTTTTCCTAGACGGGAGCGGACTTCTTTGATGATCTCCGCAATCTCCTGGGGCAGAGTGCCACCATTGGTATCGCAGAGGACCAGACAGTCAGCCCCGCCCTCTATGGCCTTCTTCAGGGTGGCCAGGGCATAGTCCGAATTAGCCTTAAAGCCATCAAAGAAGTGTTCGGCGTCATAGAAAAGCCTCTCTGCATGGGGGCGAAGATAGGCCAGGGAGTCTCGAATAAGCTCCAGGTTTCTCTCCAGGGTAATCCTCAAGGCATCCCGAACGTGAACATCCCAGGTCTTACCAAAGATGGTGATCACCGGAGTCTGGGCCTCAATGAGGGCCCGCAGGTTGGGATCCTCCTCGGCCCGGTACTTGGCCATGTGGGTGGAACCGAAGGCCGCTATCTTGGCCCAACCCAGATGATAATTGCGAATCTCCCGGAAAAACTGGACATCTTTGGGATTAGACCCCGGCCAGCCACCTTCAATGTAGTCAATCCCCAGCTCATCAAGCTTGAGAGCTACCTGAATTTTATCCTCTACCGAAAGATTGACGTCTTCGGCCTGCGTCCCATCCCGAAGGGTGGTGTCATAGATCTCAACGTAAGCTTTGTCTTTCTCTCCCATATCCCTTCCTCCCGGCCTAAAGACCCTCCTCTCGAGGGTGGCTATCCTCTCCGAGCCCAAAGGCATCGTGGAGGGCCCTTACGGCCAGCTCGGTAAATTTCTCTTCTATCACGCAAGATATTTTAATCTCGGAGGTGGAAATCATCATGATGTTTATTCCATAACGGGCCAGGGTCTCAAACATCTTGCTGGCCACCCCGGGCTGGGTGCGCATCCCTACCCCCACGATGGACACCTTGGCGATCTCCGTCTCACCCGAAACCCCTTCGGCCCCAATCTCTTCGGCCACCTGTCTTACGATCTCCATGGCCCGGGAGTAATCTGTCCGGGGCACAGTAAAGGTAAGGTCCGTATAAGCACCATCTCTCTTGACGTTCTGAAGGATCATGTCCACCACTATTCCGGACTCCGAAAGGGCGCCAAAGAGTTTGGCCGCTATCCCCGGCCGATCAGGGACACGGTAGAGGGTAATTCGAGCCTCATTGCGGTTGTAAGTCACTCCAGAAACCAGAACCTTTTCCATCTCTTCATCCTCCTCCACGACCATGGTCCCCGGCTCTTCAGAAAAACTGGAACGAACATGCAAGGGGACCCCATAGCGCATGGCGAATCCCACCGAACGAATCTCTAAGACCTTAGCCCCCAAACTGGCCAGCTCCAGCATCTCTTCGTATGAGACCCGGGGAATTTTCCGGGCGTTGGAGACAATGTGAGGATCGGCGGTAAAAACCCCTTCGACATCTGTGAATATCTCGCAAAGATCAGCCTTAAGGGCCGCTGCCAAGGCTACAGCCGTGGTGTCTGAACCCCCTCGCCCCAAGGTGGTGATATCCCCCGCCTCGGTAACTCCCTGGAATCCAGCCACGATGACTACCTCTCCCCGGGCCAGATCAGCCTGGAGCCGCTGGGTATCAATGCCGACAATCCGGGCCCGACCGAAGAGAGAATCGGTGTGGATTTGAACCTGATGGCCCAGATAGGACTTGGCCGGATAACCCATGGCCTTTAAGGCCATGGCCAAAAGGGCTACCGAAACCTGTTCTCCGGTAGAGACCAGGACATCAAGCTCCCGGGGATCGGGATCCGGAGTCAGGGCCTGGGCCAGGGAAAGAAGACGATCCGTCTCCCCGGCCATGGCCGAAACCACAACGACCAGATCGTGGCCTTTATCTTTGTAGCCGGCCACCCTTCGGGCCACATTCCGAATTCGCTCTATGTCCCCTACGGATGTTCCCCCAAACTTCTGGACAATGAGCATGGTTACTCCTTTCCCTTATCTCCGCTCCAGATAGGATCCTGACCAAAGTGCAGGAACCACCAATCCTCAGGGTCCGCCCCGTCTTCGTTAGGGGTCAGAGTGATCCGGTATCGTTCACAATAATCCATCAGGAGGCGATAGGCCTGATTGAGACGCTGTTGGCGAACAGCATCGCCCTGATGATCTGGATGGGTCTCCAGGCTCAGACGACGATACTGCTCCTTAATCTCTAAAATGGTCGCCTTCTCTGGAAGCCCCAGCACTCTTCGGGCCTCCTCCAGGCGCTGCCACTTGTCCCTGGCCATTCCTCTCTCCTATGAAATAGATGAGTGTAACAATGCCCGAGAAAGGAGGCAACCGAGCTCTTTAAAGAGCCCCTTGATTTTGGCCCCCTCCTCGGCCACAATGGCAGGACCATGAAGGCCATGGTTGAGGTGGTAGCCGCTATTATTAAAGACCCGGAACGGGGCCTGCTCCTGTGCCGCCGTCCGCCAGAGAAAATCCGTGGTGGTCTCTGGGAGTTTCCTGGAGGCAAGGTAGAATCAGGCGAAGATCTCAAAGAGGCCCTTTCCCGAGAGATCCGCGAGGAGCTGGGGGTGGAAATCAATGTGGGCCATCTCCTGGGAGTAGTTGATCACGACTACCCGGAGGGGCGGATTCGCCTCTTTGGGTTTCTATCCGAGATTCGCCAGGGAACCCCCCGCTCCCTAGAGGGGCAAAAGCTCTCCTGGGTCGAGCCGGAAGAGATCTCCTCCTTGGATTTGGCCCCGGCTGACCGGCGTCTATGGCAGGCTATTGTAGAAAATGGAGGACTTTATGGACCTTAGGCTCTTTATTTCTGTCTTTGTGGCTATATTTTTGGCCGAATTGGGAGATAAAACCCAACTGGCCACCATGAGCCTAAGCGCCGCCGACCACCGCCGCTGGACCATCTTTTTAGCTGCCTCCTCAGCCCTTGTTCTCTCCAGCCTTTTAGGGGTTCTGCTGGGAGGCCTAATCGGCCAGGTAATCCCTTTTAACATGGTTAAGATAGGCGCCGGAATCTTGTTTATCCTCATAGGAATAGCTATGATCCTCGGCAAGCTATGACTACAGAGAAAAAAACGCCAAACCTTGATCCTTCAGACATCCGGATCCTCTCTGTCCTCCAGGATGATATTCCCTTAGTTGAACGCCCCTTCGCCGCCCTGGCGGAGAAGATTGGACTCTCGGAAGAAGAATTCCTCAAGAAGATTAAGGGCCTCCTTGAGCGAGGACTCATCCGACGTTTTGGGGCTACCATCCGCCATGATCGCTCGGGCTACAAGGCCAACGCCATGGTGGCCTGGCAGGTTCCCGAAGAGCGCCTAGAAGAGGTCGGGCAGCTTATGGCTGAAACCCCCGGCGTGACCCATTGCTATGCCCGGCGGGCCCCAGACTTCTGGCCTTACACCCTCTACACCATGGTTCATGGGCCAGATGAGGAGAGTTGTCTGGCCTTAATCCAGGAAATGTCCCTGAAGACCGGGGTCAAAACCTATGAGATTCTCTTTACGGAACGAGAGTTTAAAAGAAGCACCAGACGTTACTTCTTCTAAGCAAGAAGAAATATCGAGGAGGGAAGACCATGGAGAACAAGCTCTCCCAGGCCTTTTATAGCAAAGCCCTAGAGTATATTCCTGGTGGAGTCAACAGCCCGGTGCGAGCCTGCAAATCTGTAGGGGCAGATCCTGTCTTCATCGCCCAGGGTGCCGGGGCCCGGATTTGGGATGTCGATGGCCGGGAGTATATCGATTATGTGGCCTCGTGGGGGCCTCTCATCTTAGGTCATGCCCATCCTGAGGTGATCGCTGCCGTCACCGAGGCCGCTCAGGAGGGCACCAGCTTTGGAGCCCCCACCTGGAGAGAGGTAGAGCTGGCCCAGCTTATCTGCCAGCTGGTGCCCTCCATAGAGATGGTCCGCCTAGTGAACTCCGGGACCGAGGCCACCATGAGTGCCATCCGGCTGGCCAGGGGCTATACTGGCCGGAAAAAGATTGTCAAGTTTGATGGCTGTTATCATGGCCATGCCGACTCCTTCCTGGTGAAGGCCGGAAGTGGTGTGGCTACCCTAGGGATTCCCGGAAGCCCTGGTGTCCCGGAGGAAATCGTCGCCAATACCATCTCCATCCCTTACAATGATCTAAAGACCCTCAAAGAAGTCCTCGACACCCAGGGAGATGAGATTGCCTGCGTCATCGTTGAGCCTGTGGCTGGAAACATGGGAGTGGTTCCACCGAGGGAGGATTTTCTTCCCCGATTGCGGGAATGGACCGAGCAGAGGGGAATTGTCCTCATCTTCGATGAAGTCATCACCGGCTTTCGGGTGGCCCTGGGCGGGGCTCAGGAACTTTATCAGGTAAAGCCAGATCTTACCTGTCTGGGGAAGATCATCGGGGGCGGGCTACCGGTGGGAGCTTATGGAGGCAAAAAGGAGATCATGAACCAGGTGGCCCCGGAGGGGCCTGTTTATCAGGCCGGCACCTTATCCGGCAACCCGCTGGCCACTGCCGCTGGCTTGGCCACCCTTAAAGTCCTCTCCCGACCGGGCACTTACGAGGCCCTGGAGGCCCGAGCGGAGGCCCTGGCTCAGGGGCTGGCCGAAATCCTGAAGGGGCTGTCGTTGCCGGTAAAGATGAATCGGGTGGGCTCCATGATGACCCTTTTCTTCACCAATCAGGAGGTAGTAGATTTTAACACCGCCGCCAGCTCTGATACCAAACTCTATGGACGCTACTGGCGAGCTATGCTGGCCGAGGGAATCTACCTGGCTCCATCTCAGTTTGAGGCGGCCTTTATCTCTCTGGCCCATGGCCGGGAAGAGATAGACGAGACATTAAACGCCGCGGCTAAGGTCCTTAAGGGGCTGATATAATCCAGACAAATGAAAATTTTCCAAAACTCAGCCGTCAATGATTGTCAAAATGAATATTGACTCAGTAAGTTTGCCTGTGCTATGGGTGGTTGAGTTTTGGGAGAAGTAATATGGGAGGAGGAAGTCATCTCCAAGAAGAAGGAGCCCGGGACATTTCGCTGGATGTTCGGGCTTCTGGGAGAGGCCCTGGGCATAGGGATAGCTGTCATTGGTTCTATCCTTGCTGGCTTGGCCTTTGGCTACTTTCTGGATAACAAGGTCTTTGACGGACGAACATATCCATGGTTAACGACCATATTTCTCATACTGGGAGCCATTGGCGGGTTCAAAAATCTTTTTGTAATGACCAAAAGGAGGTTTAAAGAGTGATCTTCCGTCTGGAGATGAATGAGCGTTTTATCCGCCGGCTCCATATAGCTAACTGGACGTTAACCCTTTCCCTGGCCTTGGCCGGGGTTCTTCTCTCCTATCCTCGGTCGATTGTCTTGGGGCTCCTCTTTGGAGGAATAATCAGCAATCTTAATTTTCACTCCCTCCACCGGGATATCCGCCATTTTGTCATAAAGCTTCGGGCCCAAAGGCCCGGCTCTTACTATCTGAAGTATGGGCTCCGGCTGATGGCTACCGCCGTCATTCTTTACTTTCTCGTCTCCCGAAAGATTGCCCATCCCGTAGCCCTGCTTTTGGGGCTTTCAGTAGTGGTCATCAATATCCTCATTGTGGCCCTTTCAGAGGCCACCAGAGGATTAGTTCTAAAAACTAAGGAGGGGTAACCAATCATGGAACATCCGATACTGTTTCTCTCGCTCATCCTGGACAAGCTTGGTCTGCCAGCCTATGGCGGTAATACCGTTTTGGCCAAGCTGTTAGCCCCTTACATGGTTTATAGCTACTTTACCTGTCTTTTTTTGATCATCATTGGCAAGTGGGGTACGGCCAAGCTGGAGCTTATCCCCAGAGGCAAGCAGAATTTCTTCGAATTTATTGTTGAGGCCCTCCGAGACTTCTCCCGGGATAACCTCCCTAACGAAGAAGTCTTTCGGATGACCTTTCCCCTTATTGCCACTTTCTTTCTTTATATACTTACAGCCAACCTTATCGGCCTGATTCCCGGTTTTATGTCTCCCACGGCCAACCTTAATGTCACCCTGGGCTGCACTCTGATTACCATTGTTTACTATCACTTTTTGGGTTTCAGATTTCATGGCCTGGGATATCTCAAGAGTTTTATGGGGCCCATTATCTGGATTGCCCCCATGATGATCCCCATAGAGATCTTCAGCCATATTGGTCGAATCCTCTCTCTCTCCTTCCGACTCTTTGGTAACCTGGTCTCCAAGGAGATTCTCCTGGGGATCTTGGTTATGTTGGCCGGGCCCTTTCTGGCCCCGCTACCGGTGATGGTCCTGGGAGTTTTGGTCTGCTTTATTCAGGCTCTGGTCTTCATCGTCCTTTCTCTGGCTTATTTTGCCGGGGCGGTGGAGGAACACCATTAAACCTTTTGATGATATCCGAT from Thermosulfuriphilus ammonigenes encodes the following:
- the atpB gene encoding F0F1 ATP synthase subunit A — its product is MEHPILFLSLILDKLGLPAYGGNTVLAKLLAPYMVYSYFTCLFLIIIGKWGTAKLELIPRGKQNFFEFIVEALRDFSRDNLPNEEVFRMTFPLIATFFLYILTANLIGLIPGFMSPTANLNVTLGCTLITIVYYHFLGFRFHGLGYLKSFMGPIIWIAPMMIPIEIFSHIGRILSLSFRLFGNLVSKEILLGILVMLAGPFLAPLPVMVLGVLVCFIQALVFIVLSLAYFAGAVEEHH
- a CDS encoding AtpZ/AtpI family protein, which produces MGEVIWEEEVISKKKEPGTFRWMFGLLGEALGIGIAVIGSILAGLAFGYFLDNKVFDGRTYPWLTTIFLILGAIGGFKNLFVMTKRRFKE
- a CDS encoding ATP synthase subunit I translates to MIFRLEMNERFIRRLHIANWTLTLSLALAGVLLSYPRSIVLGLLFGGIISNLNFHSLHRDIRHFVIKLRAQRPGSYYLKYGLRLMATAVILYFLVSRKIAHPVALLLGLSVVVINILIVALSEATRGLVLKTKEG
- the hemL gene encoding glutamate-1-semialdehyde 2,1-aminomutase codes for the protein MENKLSQAFYSKALEYIPGGVNSPVRACKSVGADPVFIAQGAGARIWDVDGREYIDYVASWGPLILGHAHPEVIAAVTEAAQEGTSFGAPTWREVELAQLICQLVPSIEMVRLVNSGTEATMSAIRLARGYTGRKKIVKFDGCYHGHADSFLVKAGSGVATLGIPGSPGVPEEIVANTISIPYNDLKTLKEVLDTQGDEIACVIVEPVAGNMGVVPPREDFLPRLREWTEQRGIVLIFDEVITGFRVALGGAQELYQVKPDLTCLGKIIGGGLPVGAYGGKKEIMNQVAPEGPVYQAGTLSGNPLATAAGLATLKVLSRPGTYEALEARAEALAQGLAEILKGLSLPVKMNRVGSMMTLFFTNQEVVDFNTAASSDTKLYGRYWRAMLAEGIYLAPSQFEAAFISLAHGREEIDETLNAAAKVLKGLI